The following nucleotide sequence is from Corylus avellana chromosome ca7, CavTom2PMs-1.0.
TCTCCTCCCACTAAAATAGTTTCTCTATGTATTATTGTGAGTGGGAGTACCTGTGGTggacaaaattcaaaaaataggCTTTTGAGGtttatttagttttgttttatgtGAAGTTAGTTTGCTTTGAAATTCTTACTCTATTTTTTGACCCCTCAATAAAAAAGTATCCCATCTCTGTCAATGATGGATAATGTGTCTTTgtatgcttcttctttttctcaatttcttaCAGGTTATTAGTTGTGACAGGATTCATTTATAACAGGATAAAGTGCTCAATGAAGTCTTACAAGTTATCAGAACTTACTCAAACTGAGGTTGAACGCCTAAAGGCTCGTCCTCGTATAgatttctcttccattttcagCACAGTAAGCTTTTGGCTTTTTTCTAAATTCTGAATGAAAGTTCATTAATAACTGAagaatttgtttttggttgtgttCATTATGAGGTACTTCATAGATTTGATTATATCTACTATCAGGTCCAGCCCATTGTTGATGATGTTCAGAAAAGAGGCGATGCTGCAGTTAAGGAGTTGGTGCTCTTCATTCgtttttgttactttttatgGTTTTGCTTTACGCCATGTTTCTGTGTTATCTACCAAGACTTCACTTCGCTGTGTAGCTCCTTTAGTCATGTGGCAATTTGATGTTTCTATTTGTTCTGCAGCTACACTGCAAAGTTTGACAAAGTTGAACTGGAAAAGATAGTTGAAAATGTCTCCGAGCTCCCAGATCCAATGGTATATGAAATAGACATTCTTCATGCAAGGAATTTTGTAATCGTTATGATCTAATATCAAGTCATTTACATATGATTTAAGTTTCTTGTTGAAATagtggttttgttgtttttaatgtttacaCATTCTAGTCTTTGTGCAATTGCAGCTTGATCCATCTATTAGAGAAGCATTTGATGTGGCATATGACAATATATATGCATTTCATGTTGCTCAGAAATCTGTTGAGAAAAGTGTTGAGAACATGAAAGTATGTCAATATTGCTTATTGGTTATTGCAGTTACCTTGCTCTCTATTTATGTAATTCTAAAGTAATCTGAATTTCCCAGGGTGTCAAATGCAAACGAGTTGCAAGAAGCATCTCATCTGTAGGTCTTTATGTTCCCGGGGGAACTGCAGTTTTACCTTCAACAGCTCTGATGCTTTCAGTTGTAAGTTGATTGGATGGATTGTtgcaattacttttttttaatggttttcagcctttaattttattattgtggCTATCTAGGTCATCAGACTTGTTTGAcatttactttattttgtattccAGCCAGCACAGATTGCTGGGTGTAAAACTGTTGTTCTTGCAACCCCTCCTAGTCATGATGGTAACATATGCAAGGtatttgtttacttttgatGAAAATACCTGACGATGAGATTACATACTGAGTGCTGATGAATGTTTTTCTGTAGGAGGTGCTCTATTGTGCCAAGAAGGCTGGAGTGACTCACATCCTTAAAGCTGGAGGAGCTCAGGTTTGAAAGATCTAAAATTGGCCCATGTGTGTTGagagtttgtttgtttgttttttcttctgtcACACAGGCTTATGTTTCTGCATACTTTGAATTCTAAAGCCTTACAATTTGCTCTTTATAGGCAATTTCCGCCATGGCTTGGGGGACGGAATCTTGCCCTAAGgtactcttttgtttttggaactCGTCCCTCCACTGCTATTATCCTGTGCTGATAATATGTATGCTGCTATTATCCTGTACTGATAATATGTATGGCTGTCCTCTTATTAATCATTTATGGATAATTGAAGTAGCatttatgcttttttctttaacaCACGCAAGTGTAAATGCCAGTGGTAGGCCCTTTGTGCGTTGAGCTTGtgttctatctttttttttttttttttcctgggcgCGGGTTGAGCTTGTCACGTAAGCTGTTTGGGGTTTATACTTAGGAAAATACTATGAGGGTCCTGTGCATAAGATGCGTGTGTCTATGTATACTTTTCACATATCAGTCCTACATATAATCTGTGTGAATTTTCTTGATAAGTATAATCTAATGTGAATTTTCTCtagaatatgttttttttttgtatgtttttgTAACCTGTACACTTCTCTGCTGAAAGATGGGGTTGTATGTATTAATTTTTCCTGGGAATGTGAATAGTGTTGAAAGCATCCTATTAGCTCATGAAGATATGCTGTCTGCATTTTCAAGAAGTCAGAAATTTATTAGAAAGATGCCAAGGGAGTGCATCCAGAGAAACAAGAAGTATAGAACAGAAAAAGCTGCCCaagtgagaaaaagaaaataaaaatgtaaagaGTAAAAAGAGATATGAGATAAATGGGCAGACTCTTCCATTGAAGCAAATCAAGTACATAAAAAGTAAGCTTAGGCGTAAGATCTTCAAAACTATTATGGCAAAACTCAAATCACTAAAAGAGTAGAACATGTCATGACCATGAAAAGCGCTTGTCACATTTGTGTTATTCCTTCTAAAAGACTAGTCAAAGTTACAATTAGAGCTCATTGGAGTCATTTGTATAGCCCAATCTCTCTTAGTAATGAACCAATGTGAAACTTAGTACCTATGCAACACGTTCACAATCCACCCACTCAATGTAAGACTTAATTTTTCAATGTGTCACTATCTCCCTCCAATCCCGGACATCCTCATCAGGGCCTACATCACGTTGCAATATCCCAGCTCCACATAATGTTACTAGATTGGCTTTCATGCCATTTGTTACGATTCAGGAAAATTGCTAGAcatatatttatgttattatCATCAAAAGAGCTAGTCAAAGTTACAATTGGAGCTCCTAGAGTCACTTGTATAGTTCATTCTTACATAGTAGAAAACCAATGCAAGACTTTGCACCTATGCAACACCATCAGAATTTACCCACTCGAAGTGGTGGGACTTAACTTTCCAGGATGTCACAGAATATTAAGCGCCACAACTCGCAAGTGAAAGTGCAATTCAACAAGAGAGGATTGATTAATTCGTCCTCCCGTTTACTGTTACTGTTAGTGATTTGTTTGCTTTTCCTCAGTTAAGTTGTCAATAATTAGAATTTTCTAAAGAGAGACTATCCAAGTAAGGAACACTAGTTTATGGTGCCTTCTCAAACAATGCCAAATTTCATTCGCGTAAAGAACTAATGCCTGAATCCCACCCAAAGGGTTTATAATGGGAAgcttttagatataatttctgCTCGTTGCAATTAGTTTCTTCGTTACTACACCTTGGATCTCACACTTCATTTAGTTTATGGAAGATGCCCCTGGTTCATGCTTatcaaaaagattttatttatttaaaaaaaaaaataagaagcagAAGATGCGCCTAGCAATTCTTGATTTTGGTTTGTTGTATCTACGGTGTACATGATGTCAcgccatttaaaatttttaaatgacgtggTAACATATTCACTATATTGGAACATATATACCATGAATCTAATATAGACCATGAAatagatcctctccattttaagttaaaatggagaggatcctgagAAATGGGGGTGATCCTTTGTTAAGGATCTATAACAGTTTCAAGTGAGAATTTTAGTTCTAGGGGAGAAAAATGAGACTAGGCGGGaaaagaaatcatgaaactGACAGAGGGAGGTTCATGTGCTTAACTGTCCATACACCAATACACAACACGGACACACAAACACATTACACTTCATAGAATGTATTCATGCGttatttgtttatcttttagttGAGCTGCGTCAATTCTGCCTGGAAAGTTGATTGCATTGATGAGTAGAATAGGAATGAGTTTGTCTTAACTCCTATGTTGCTTAGCGATGAATGTGGCACAAATGGAGGCCAGATGAGATAAGTTGGCTAGATTTCTTATGTAGGAGTTCTGATACATTCAGGTAGTGAAGATAAGATGTAGTGAGGTAGTTCCACAAGCAAGACAAGTTTTTTGTTCTACCTTACTGTTTGTCTTCATTTCTTGATTTGCCACGGCTGTCACCTCCAACTGGTTATATCCTACCAGGTTGTAAAATATAGTTTTAATATTGCATTGCAAAATGAGAATACTATATCTAATGAGTTCTTTTGGATTGATAATTCTGTTATTTGCACGAGACAATTGGTCCATTCTAATGAAAATTGCTAACAAAAACTCcaaaagaattttatatttgtaagatttctttaaatataatttttaatattttttacagtTCTTTTTCCCTTCGTTCTTATAATTTGCAGGTTGAGAAGATTTTTGGCCCTGGAAATCAATATGTCACAGCTGCAAAAATGATTCTCCAAGTATGCATACTTATCATGGCTGCAACTTgtataaattttgataattaaatataagtGAACTCCCCCAATCTATATGCATATATTTCTCATCTCAATTtgactttctctttctctcttcccttGCAGAACAGTGAAGCCATGATTTCAATTGACATGCCCGCAGGCCCTTCAGAAGTGTTAGTCATTGCTGACAGAAATTCCAATCCTATTCATGTAGCTTCGGATTTGCTTTCTCAGGTgcttaccttttcttttcttttctttttttctttttttgttgttgtcgtCTTTGAACTTCCCAGGTGCTTACTTGCTTTGAAATGTTTCTGTTCTTTTCTGATGGAGCACTTTCATAATGAAAGGTTGATGCTGTtgcttcttgttgttttgttttttctcaaatgatttAAACATTGAATCTGAAAGGTTCAATTGCATGAAGACTGAAGGTCTTCCTGCATTATGTAGTTCTACATTATGGCTTGCCAAGTTTTAGTTAGAACctaagttctttttttctttttttctttctttcttttttatttattattattattattatttttttttgatattgaaGAACCTAAGTTCAATCACATCAAGTTCACTCCGTTTCAGTTTTCCTAATCAAGAAAATTAAGTTTCACTTCTTCTCACTTCTTAGCTGGGCATCCAAACAAGCAGCACAAAATCAAAGCCCTATAGAATCACTTCTTACCTATCACTTCACTTCTCTTCACAATTAACATAAATTGCCAAACactgtaatatttttttttttgctccttATATTTGTTGCTGGTGGTTTCTCTTTGAActtcatgttttcttcttcttcttctttttctttttcctagaCTTAGTTAACTTTCTAAACTTTAGTTTGTCTTCATTGTCTTTTCTTGTAAGCTTCTTTTGGACATGGGCTTTGCCTCCTAGGCTACTTAtgagaaagaaaagggaagatAATGGGGCTGAGGCATACCTTTTCAACTAGTCTAGGGTAAACAGTTCTTCAAATTCACTGAGTCCCAAAATTTCTGCTTTGTTCCTTTATTGAAGTTCCATTGGTTGGTGCCATTTTTTATTGCCCAATCTTCCCCACTATAAGACTTGATGGGTGGAAAAAGCTCAAATGTGTCATTAGATGAGTAATCTACCAAGTTATGGGTGGAATATAGTTTAAACATGCCACAACTACTATGAGAGATAGAATGCATAGTTGTGCGGAGGTGTGGGTTGCAGATCGTTTGCAGTTCTTTAATGGAAATTTTCAGTGAAATTTATCTTTTACCATACTAGCccatgattgggaggtagaCTTGGTCACTTCTTTCTTCGATCTTTTTTACTCTGTTAGATTGAGGCATGGTGGTGGATAAAATATGTTGGATCCCCTCCAATAATTAGAAGTTTGAAGTAAGGTCCTTTTATCATGCGTTGTCCGTTCCTAGTGGTTCCCCATTTctttggaagagtatttgagGAGTTAAGGTCATTTCGAGAGTGGCGTTCTTGGGTGGACGCCAACACTAGGGAAGATTTTGATTTTGCATAATTTAATGTCATAGTGTTGGATTGGTGTTGTACGTGTAAGAGGATTGGGGAGTCAATagctcatcttcttcattgtgaagtggcaaGAGAATTTTAGGCTTTGATTTTTGCGTCTTTTTGGTGTAGAATGGGCTATGCCTAGAAGGGTACTAGAGTTGTTGGCAAGTTGGAAAGGTCAGATGGGAAGCTGTGACATCTTAAAAGTTTGGAGGATGTCACTTTTGTGCTTAATGTCGTGcatttagaaaaaacaaaacactaggagctttgaagattgtgagattTAGGTGGTAGAGCTAAAGAAAGGTATGTTCATATCCTTGTATACATTGACAACGGCATACAATAGTCtgcatttttctagtttttccaaatttttggCCTCATGTTTCTTTTCTCCTTATTAGGGgtctttttgtatactttttaTGTACTAGTGTTGCTCCTCTGTGCTTTCtgatgagattgaattacttataaagaaaatgtattttgaaGTCAGAAACGGTTAAGTCGACTTGGATTTCTCCTCCTAGGACGGAAGTTCACTAGACATACAGGAAAACAATGACCAATCAAGAAAATGCACGAAGGGAACACTTATATTAATATGTTTGAAACTAATAGAGAGGAACCTCAATTCATTCATAATAACAGATATTTGACTTTATCAGGTAAATACACTCTTACACCTGCTCTGGATAATCAGTCTTTTGGGTCTAGGGCTATGGTAATGAAAGGAGTGTTAAATCATGTTGCATTTTCAAGCAGATTTTAGATGTTAACATTCAAGATTTTCATCACATAGGCATATGTATgtatattgaattttgattagaGATATGGGTTATCTGGGGTTTTTTTACGTAGAAactaaaacttttgagattaGATCGAACGTGCAAGGCGGAGTCCAGTTGGCGGAGAAGAGTCGGGGGAAAACACGAGACGTGATTATGGCATGGCCAACCATTTTCTGGTTAGCGAGTGCATGGGACTATTTGACGAATATCGAGATCGTTCGTGACAATTGGA
It contains:
- the LOC132187955 gene encoding histidinol dehydrogenase, chloroplastic-like; translated protein: MDSQLLCLNRTISSLKPNPIRIFHQISTPKPISSRSYRFPAGFIYNRIKCSMKSYKLSELTQTEVERLKARPRIDFSSIFSTVQPIVDDVQKRGDAAVKDYTAKFDKVELEKIVENVSELPDPMLDPSIREAFDVAYDNIYAFHVAQKSVEKSVENMKGVKCKRVARSISSVGLYVPGGTAVLPSTALMLSVPAQIAGCKTVVLATPPSHDGNICKEVLYCAKKAGVTHILKAGGAQAISAMAWGTESCPKVEKIFGPGNQYVTAAKMILQNSEAMISIDMPAGPSEVLVIADRNSNPIHVASDLLSQTEGLPALCSSTLWLAKF